From the genome of Vicia villosa cultivar HV-30 ecotype Madison, WI unplaced genomic scaffold, Vvil1.0 ctg.000442F_1_1_1, whole genome shotgun sequence, one region includes:
- the LOC131628314 gene encoding cysteine-rich repeat secretory protein 55-like: MSLLLYKIIFLSILCTSSAISQDPSGEFCNKDTNFSSGGKLSTNIDKLLSELALKTPSTFFTTTSYGNNKDQVYGLAQCRGDINTQDCTSCIQDAAKQIRQRCPNQADARIWYDYCFLRYSNKSFTGEVDTSFGIIYYNTGNVTDSEVFNKKLGALMDQVRGEAVVAKNKGLGKGKSVLSPFVTVYGLVQCTRDLDEVSCAQCLAIAVSNFQTFCNDRKGCRVLYSSCYVRYELYPFFFPLDSSKTRASSVGKVVVYP; the protein is encoded by the coding sequence atgtctcTATTATTATACAAAATCATTTTCTTATCAATTCTATGCACTTCAAGTGCAATATCACAAGACCCTTCAGGTGAATTCTGCAACAAAGACACAAACTTTAGCAGTGGAGGAAAACTATCAACCAATATTGATAAACTATTATCTGAATTAGCCCTTAAAACACCTTCCACTTTCTTTACTACTACCTCATATGGTAACAACAAAGACCAAGTGTATGGTTTAGCTCAATGTAGAGGAGACATCAACACACAAGACTGCACCAGTTGTATCCAAGATGCAGCAAAACAAATCCGACAACGTTGTCCGAACCAAGCCGACGCAAGAATTTGGTATGACTATTGTTTTTTAAGGTATAGTAACAAGAGTTTCACTGGTGAAGTTGATACATCTTTTGGTATAATTTATTATAACACTGGAAATGTAACTGATTCTGAggtttttaataaaaaacttgGAGCTTTGATGGATCAAGTTAGAGGAGAAGCTGTTGTGGCTAAAAATAAAGGGCTTGGAAAAGGGAAAAGTGTGTTGTCACCATTTGTGACAGTTTATGGTTTGGTTCAGTGTACTAGggacttggatgaggtatcttgTGCTCAGTGTTTGGCTATTGCTGTGAGCAATTTTCAAACTTTTTGTAATGATCGTAAGGGGTGTAGAGTTTTGTATAGCTCTTGTTATGTTAGGTATGAATTGTACCCGTTTTTCTTCCCTCTTGATTCGAGTAAAACAAGAGCTTCAAGTGTGGGAAAGGTTGTTGTTTATCCTTAA